The Hahella sp. HNIBRBA332 genome window below encodes:
- a CDS encoding pyridoxamine 5'-phosphate oxidase family protein, translating into MGQQFSEISDKLTQFIQEQKLFFVGTAAREGRVNISPKGMDSLRVLSPNRVIWLNVTGSGNETSAHIQECPRMTVMFAAFEGNPLILRLYGEAKVIHRNDAEWEELFAHFDPIPGARQIFDLNVDLVQSSCGMAVPFYDYVEDRELLKNWAAKKGDEGIKDYWKQKNEVSLDGKETHIVERSV; encoded by the coding sequence ATGGGGCAGCAGTTTTCAGAAATTTCAGACAAGTTGACTCAGTTTATTCAGGAACAAAAGCTATTTTTCGTGGGCACGGCCGCCCGTGAGGGCAGGGTAAACATCTCTCCCAAAGGCATGGACTCTCTGCGGGTGCTTAGCCCCAATCGCGTGATCTGGCTGAACGTCACGGGCAGCGGCAACGAGACCTCGGCGCATATTCAGGAATGTCCCAGAATGACCGTCATGTTCGCCGCATTCGAAGGAAATCCTTTGATACTACGCCTCTACGGCGAGGCCAAAGTGATCCATAGAAATGATGCTGAGTGGGAAGAACTGTTCGCCCACTTTGATCCCATTCCCGGCGCCAGACAAATCTTCGACCTGAATGTCGACTTGGTGCAATCCTCCTGCGGCATGGCGGTTCCCTTCTACGACTACGTCGAAGACCGTGAACTGCTGAAAAACTGGGCCGCCAAGAAAGGCGACGAAGGCATCAAAGACTACTGGAAGCAGAAGAACGAGGTCAGTCTGGATGGCAAAGAGACGCATATTGTTGAGAGGAGTGTTTGA